Below is a window of Desmonostoc muscorum LEGE 12446 DNA.
CGTAGCGACGTGGCGATAAATGCTGCCAACTATACACCAGAACCTTACGCTTCTGATGATAACGATGCAAAATGGCCTGCTGGTTATCTGCGGGGAGTAATCAATGCTGGAACTGTGAAGCCAGGAGATGAGTTGGAATACACTATCTACTTTCTTTCCAAGGGACCGAATGATGCTACTAACGTTAAATTCTGCGACTTAGTTCCTAGTAATGCTACTTTTATTCCCACTGCTTTTGATGGTAATGCACCCAGTGATGGCGGCTTACCAGCAGCAAATCAAGGTATTGCCCTTGCAGTTAGTTCTAGTACTCCCACAGTTTACCTGAGCGATGTTGCAGATGGCGATCGCGGACGTTTTTATCCTGCTAACGAGTCAGCTCCATCATCCTGCGGTACAAACACCAATGGCGCTGTAGTGGTGAATATCACCCGCAGTCCAGATTTACCGACTCTAGTCAAAGATGTTTACGGCTTTGTCCGCTTCCGCGCCAAGGTGAAATAAGAAAAAGTTAGGAGTGAGGAGTTAAAAGTTAGGAGTTACGAATCATCTAACCTCACCCTCAATCCCTCTCCGATATATTGGAGAGGGATCGTGAGACAGGATGAAGTTTTGCATTTTATTTAATCCACGTTCCTTACTCACCCGCCGCTAACTGGGGGAATTAACACAACTTCATCGCCATCTTGTAGGAGGGTATCTGGTTCGACAAATATGAGATTAATCCCAAAGCGGGTGATGTTCCGCCATTGGGAGAGTTCCGGGTGTTCGACTATGAGGCGATCGCATACAGCCCCAACCGGCGTACCATTAGGAAATTCCAGTAGTAATTCTGAAACCTGAAAGGCCTCTTGATAAGCGGCGAACAATTTGACGGTAACGGTGATTGCAGATTTAGACATACTAAATGCTTTGGCAGCGCCAGCAAGTACTTTAATGCTTGACAAGCACCCTGAATTCTTGAAATTTATTATACATTACTAAGCAGGTGGGCACAAATAAACGTCGAATAATACAGCAGAATTCAGAATGGGCTGCGCCCCGCTGCGCTAACCGGAGTCAGAATTCAGAATGAGAATAGGCTCAGAGCCTCTAGGTGCTGTACTTCGCGGTTCTTGAAATCTGCTGTATTGCCACACTCAAGTAATACCCTTAGCTCTATGAGTTATTGCCTCAATCCCAAGTGTCCAAATCCTGCCGATTTAATGAATGCCAATGGTAACATTTTTTGCCGTAACTGTGGGGAAAACTTGTTACTAAAAAACAAGTACCGACTAATTAAATTATTGGGTAGTGGAGGCTTTTCTCGAACTTTTGAAGTAGAAGATAACGGAATCAAAAAAGTCCTCAAGGTTTTGAATTTATCTTTATTTAGCGATGACGACAAAAAATCTAAGATAGTTGATTTATTTAAGCGAGAAGCTGAGGTGTTAATTCGCTTAAATAATTCAGGAATTCCTCAAGTTGAGCCAGATGGATATTTTGAATTGAACTTTCCAAATTGCCCAGAGCCATTATACTGCTTGGTAATGGAAAAAATTGAGGGTTTAAATTTACAACAATGGTTAAAAAATCGAGATCATAAACCCATCACACCGGAACTAGCGATCGCTTATTTAAAACAAATACTAGAAATTTTAGATCGAGTCCACGCTCAGGGGTATTTTCATCGGGATATTAAACCAGCAAACATCATGGTCAAACCAGATGGAAAACTTGTGTTAATTGACTTTGGAGCGGTACGCGATTTAGCACAAACTTATGTGCAGCAACAAAATGAAAATACCATAGTTGGTACACTAGGTTACTCATCACCCGAACAAATGAAAGGCACAGTAGTAAAGCAATCAGATTTTTTTGCTTTAGGACGAACTTTTGTGCATTTACTAACTGGAAAGCTGCCATTGAATCTGGAAGAAGATCACCAAACAGGTAAGTTAATTTGGCGTGACCAAGTTTCATTTCACTCCAATTATTGGAGAAATTGGTTAGATAAATTGAGATGGCGATCGCTTTTCGATTTGCTCGATGAAATGATGGAGCCATACTGGAAAAATCGCCCAGAAAATACTCAAATAATTTTACGACGCCTGAATCGTCCAATTACCTTACCACGTATTTCACCTTGGGTAGCTGGTACGGCTATTTTATTGGGAGTTGGATTACCTAGCAGTTATTGGTATTTAAACGGAGTAAATGGATGTTCAAAAATTTGGCTGAGGACTTTTCCTCTAGAGGATAGTATCAGTTGTGGTGAAGAAATTCTGTTACCAAATATCAATATGACAGTAACAGAAAAAGAACGAGGAGTAAAGGCGATCGCCGCGGGTAAATACCAAGATGCGATTACTTGGTTAGAGAAGGCTTGGCAAAAAGATCGTGACCCGGAAACCTTGATTTATCTTAATAACAGCCGCCTAGAAGTTGAAAAATTTAAAGCCTACACTATCGCTGTTGTAGCTCCTATCAGCAATAATAATGACAATATATACTCCAGCCAAGAAATATTGCGTGGTGTTGCACAAGCACAAGATGAATTTAATCAAAAATCCAAAACAAAAAACATAGGTTTAAAAGTATTGATTGCTAGTGATAATAATCAAATTGAAGATGCTCAAAAAATAGCAGATAAATTAGGCAAAACCCATGATATTTTAGCTGTTATTGGTCATTTTAGAAGTGATACAACCTTAGAAGCTATCAAAATTTATCAACAACAGCAACTCTTATTAATTTCTGCTACAGCCACATCAGAATCTCTATCTACATCTTGTAAATTCAATTATCCTAATTGTTTTTTTCGTGTTGTTCCTAGCAACCGTGTTATTGCCGAAACTTTAGCTAACTATCTGAAAAAACAAAATAAATTACAAGCTGTAATATTTTTTAATCCCAACAATAATTATAGTAAATCTCTGCAAGCACAAATGAAAGGTAGACTTTCTGAATTAGGTGGAAAAGTATTAGCAGATATCCCTTTTGATAACAATATAGAATCTACTATAAATAAAGTTAAACAACAGAAAGCAAATGTAATTATTTTATTCCCAACTACCGATGGTCTAACCTCTGATTCCGCAGTTCAGGTAATTGAATATGCGAAGAAAAATAAATATTTAGTAGTCGGTGGAGATAGTCTAGATAATAATAAGCTTCTCAAAGCATTAGTAAGCAATCAAGCAGGTGCAGTAGTGGCTATACCTTGGCATTCGAGAAGTAATTTAAATCGAGATTTTCCGAAACAAGTAGAGAAAACTTGGGGGAAAATAGGGAATTGGCACACTGCATTATCTTACGATGCAACTCGTGTATTACTAGCAGCTTTAGAAAAAATACCATCACCCAGTCGTGAAAATGTGCAGCAAGCGATCGCTGAGACTAATTTTAAAGCAACTGGTGCCACCGGCGTAATTTCTTTTAAACCAAATGGCGATCGGCAACAGGATAATATTCATTTAGTCAAAGTTGTACAAAATCCCAATACAGGACAAATAGAATTTCTACCTTTGAATTTATCAAAGCAATTTCCAGGTGATTAAATTCTAGGTTATTGGCAACCTGAGATTCATAAAACAGCAGATTGCAAATTTAAACTGCTGGAATTTTCTTCCAAATATTTGATCCAATCAGGATGTGAAATAATAGTCATAATTAAATAATTATTAAAGTTTGTGTGAAAAATAGGTGGTATTTTATGCAATTACAAACACAAAATGGTGTGTTACGGAAGCCTTAACACACCCTACAATACCTAATACCATTTCCAAAAATCTTTGCAACACATGAATCGATTGTAGGGGCGTACAGCTGTACGCCCCTACCTATGTATCTGTATCAGGTATTTCGTGAAATGGTATAACCTTGTTCAAAAATCAAACGGATTGCTATAGATTATTTGGCTTGGTTATCAAACTCTTCTGAATCCGTTATATCAATCATCTATGCGTAGCAGCTTGCGATAAAACGCTTGTGAAAAATCGGTGGCACGATAACGTTTATAGTTTTCGATAAGTTCAATTAAAAAATTAATAAACTCGAAACTGGCCATCATCAATTCGTAACTCAGTTCAGCATTACCATCAAACTGTACTCGGCAACGGGTTAAATCTGAAGGTAGAGTAGCAACATTCCAGGAAGCGACAAAAGGGACATGCTCACTAGCTTCTATCTTTCGGTGTCCCTCTAAAACCCCTTTTTGATAAAGACTCATAGCATAGGGTAAAAAATTCCTCTTAGCGCCCTGAACGTAAGGTAAGTAAACGCTGGCTTGTTGTTGAGTGGCAGGCTGGAGTTGCTCAATAGACATTGTTAAATATTCCTCAAGTTAGTTGGCAACTGGCGATAGGCTCTTAGTAGTATTCCCAAAAAATCTGTCTAAGGCACATAGTGGGGAGTGGGGAGTGGGGAGTGGGGAGATAAGGGAGATGAGGGGAACGCGGGGACGGGGGGAATAACTAATGACTAATGACCAATACCCAATAAATGAAGTTACTGCTAAGAAATATTAAAATTTCGGTTACAATAAGGCTGCATTAACTTTTATCGAAGTTGGGGGCAATACACTAAAAAATCCCTGCTTTCAAGTGGCGGTGGATACTGTTACTGTTATTGCTGTTTCTCCCAAGGACAAGGTGCTGCTAACTTGCTATCACTTCGCCTAAACTGGAGTCTCCGTTAGTGAAACTCCATACTTTACAAGCTTCCTGGCCAAGGGGCTATCAAAGGAATCAAGCCTGTGTATAAGAGTGGCAAATGTGGTTGATGCGAGGTCACTAAGCACAGTACCAGTGACAACAACGGTAGTCCCGGAAGCTCTTGGCTTAGGGATAGCGGGTATTACAGTTTGCCCATTCCGATTAATATCGGGAAAAGTAGTCAGGGATATTTTTCCGTAAAATTACTAACTGTAGACAAATAGTGGTTTTTGAATCAAGCAACGCAACCTATGCCAGCGAATTCCTGGCCCGAAAAAGATTCTTATCAAGAGCTTGATCCACTCAACTCCTTGTTGTCTGACCTCTCAGTAGATGAGGAGTCTGTGTTAGAGACAGAAACTGTGTCTCTACCATCCCGGTTTCAAGGTCGTAGACGTAAAGCAGCTCTGGTCTTGACTATCGTCTGGAGTGGCACGATCGCTCTACATTTAGTTTCTTGGGCATCCATATTTATACTAGGATTGACCACCGTTCTAGGCCTTCATGCTTTGGTGGTAGTGTTTACTAAACCTCGTCGCTATCCAAAAGAAATGCAGGGAGATTATCCCTATATATCTGTGTTAGTGGCTGCAAAAAATGAGGAAGCGGTAATTGCTAAATTAGCCCAAAATCTTTGTAATCTGGATTATCCAGATGGAAAATACGAAGTATGGGTAATTGACGATCGCAGTACCGATAATACCCCCCATTTATTAGCAGAACTACAGCAGAAATATGACAAACTGAAAGTACTCACGCGCTCAGCAGACGCTAGTGGCGGTAAGTCTGGAGCTTTGAATCAAGTATTACCCCTGACCAAGGGCGAAATCATTGCTGTGTTTGATGCTGACGCCCAAGTGACACCAGATTTATTATCACAGGTAATACCTTTATTCCAAAGAGAAAACGTGGGGGCGGTGCAGGTGCGAAAAGCGATCGCCAACGCCAAAGAAAATTTTTGGACTAAGGGTCAAATGGCGGAAATGGCACTTGATACCTGGTTTCAGCAACAGCGGACAGCCCTTGGTGGCATTGGCGAATTGCGGGGCAATGGTCAATTTGTCAGGCGTTCAGCCCTAGACAGCTGC
It encodes the following:
- a CDS encoding MoaD/ThiS family protein, whose translation is MSKSAITVTVKLFAAYQEAFQVSELLLEFPNGTPVGAVCDRLIVEHPELSQWRNITRFGINLIFVEPDTLLQDGDEVVLIPPVSGG
- a CDS encoding bifunctional serine/threonine-protein kinase/ABC transporter substrate-binding protein: MSYCLNPKCPNPADLMNANGNIFCRNCGENLLLKNKYRLIKLLGSGGFSRTFEVEDNGIKKVLKVLNLSLFSDDDKKSKIVDLFKREAEVLIRLNNSGIPQVEPDGYFELNFPNCPEPLYCLVMEKIEGLNLQQWLKNRDHKPITPELAIAYLKQILEILDRVHAQGYFHRDIKPANIMVKPDGKLVLIDFGAVRDLAQTYVQQQNENTIVGTLGYSSPEQMKGTVVKQSDFFALGRTFVHLLTGKLPLNLEEDHQTGKLIWRDQVSFHSNYWRNWLDKLRWRSLFDLLDEMMEPYWKNRPENTQIILRRLNRPITLPRISPWVAGTAILLGVGLPSSYWYLNGVNGCSKIWLRTFPLEDSISCGEEILLPNINMTVTEKERGVKAIAAGKYQDAITWLEKAWQKDRDPETLIYLNNSRLEVEKFKAYTIAVVAPISNNNDNIYSSQEILRGVAQAQDEFNQKSKTKNIGLKVLIASDNNQIEDAQKIADKLGKTHDILAVIGHFRSDTTLEAIKIYQQQQLLLISATATSESLSTSCKFNYPNCFFRVVPSNRVIAETLANYLKKQNKLQAVIFFNPNNNYSKSLQAQMKGRLSELGGKVLADIPFDNNIESTINKVKQQKANVIILFPTTDGLTSDSAVQVIEYAKKNKYLVVGGDSLDNNKLLKALVSNQAGAVVAIPWHSRSNLNRDFPKQVEKTWGKIGNWHTALSYDATRVLLAALEKIPSPSRENVQQAIAETNFKATGATGVISFKPNGDRQQDNIHLVKVVQNPNTGQIEFLPLNLSKQFPGD
- the ebsA gene encoding type IV pilus biogenesis protein EbsA yields the protein MSIEQLQPATQQQASVYLPYVQGAKRNFLPYAMSLYQKGVLEGHRKIEASEHVPFVASWNVATLPSDLTRCRVQFDGNAELSYELMMASFEFINFLIELIENYKRYRATDFSQAFYRKLLRIDD
- a CDS encoding glycosyltransferase, which produces MPANSWPEKDSYQELDPLNSLLSDLSVDEESVLETETVSLPSRFQGRRRKAALVLTIVWSGTIALHLVSWASIFILGLTTVLGLHALVVVFTKPRRYPKEMQGDYPYISVLVAAKNEEAVIAKLAQNLCNLDYPDGKYEVWVIDDRSTDNTPHLLAELQQKYDKLKVLTRSADASGGKSGALNQVLPLTKGEIIAVFDADAQVTPDLLSQVIPLFQRENVGAVQVRKAIANAKENFWTKGQMAEMALDTWFQQQRTALGGIGELRGNGQFVRRSALDSCGGWNEETITDDLDLTIRLHLEKWDIECVFHPAVQEEGVTKAVALWHQRNRWAEGGYQRYLDYWDLILKNRMGGRKSWDLLIFMLIMYILPTAAVPDLLMAIARHRPPMLSPITSLSVTMSMVGMFTGLRRIRQDQKFSFSTYFILVLQTIRGSLYMLHWLVVMSSTTARMSVRPKRLKWVKTLHTGNGE